The DNA sequence ATGATGATGATCTGTTTCCCTTCCCGGAGGATATTCCTTCAAGTCAAGTGTATATCAACGGTAAGGCATTCGCATTTGCGGTCCAAATTGCCTGCAAATCGAAGCAAGTGTGGTGGCCTCATCGTTTTACCGATGATCTCGCTCAATTAGCCATGGCGAAGCTTCAACCATCTACGGAGACGCTTGACATTGATGCGTTGCCCTCAAACAAGAGACTCAAATCACTTTGATGTTGATCACCGTAGGATTGTAAAACTAGACTATTATCTTAGTCATAATCTGTAATGTATTTTTGCTTTTGAATAAAGTTATGTTATTAGTTAATTCTCTATTAATCATAGAGCAACTAGGTTCtcttatgtttcaatttattcGTGATTGTTTACAACTGTATGTAAGAATAATGGGGCCATGTTTCATAGAACATATATTGCTACCTTCATTGTCACCACAGAAATGGAGGAAACTAAACAATGACTTCTGTATAGTTGCTGTATGGCATGGCACAGTCAATGCTGCAATGCTTCGTGAAGCAAACCAACGAAACATACGATTCGCATTAATGATGACGAAGAAGATATCAAGTACAAGCACCGGAAAAAGTCCCAATTGGGGGGAAATGATTTGTTGGGTGTGGATACTCAATGAATAAAAGGGAAGGTCGGGGACCAATTTGCAATTAGTGAAAGTTTGAAATTCTGTTACAACGGCTACTTGGGGTTTAACCGTTTTTCAGCCGATCGAGCTTGAGGGTGCGATCAAAATCGTGCATATATACTTTTCATTAAATGATGAAAGTAGAGTTAGTTAACACTTTTCTTTGTGAAGAAATCAAGTAGGAGTATAAAGCTAGTTCTAAGCTCTCGAGTTTGAGCGTTGCTTTCGTGATTGTTTTATGGTGTTTGATTGTAGAGACTTCTTTCACTTTTGTAATACTTGAATAAGAGAGCTTGCAAGCTTCTTCTGTGGATCTACTTACGTCCAACCATGTAAATTCTTGCTTTTGttatcccattttttcatCGTTGATCGTTTGTTTGCACAACCAAGTTTTACAAATTgagataaatataaaagaaagatattgtacaatttttaaaacttcaaCAATACTTCACAGAATGCAAATGTTGTATATTTGTGGAATACTTTATAACCAAAATGCACTAAATCTATAaccattttctatatttttctctcattaAATAGCTTGTatacaacaaacaaaaatcatcATCTTCGGCAATTGAATTTTTCAGTCAATTTTCTTCtgttaaaatttgaagaacCAAGAGTTAGGTGGAGGCTAAGAACCTATACAACACtgaaacaaaaccaaaaaaaaaattaaaccttcatcatttttatagcttttaattttaaatcctCACTCCAGTCGAATTCTCGAATGTACGGTTAGACGAAGATCTATAGCTCCATTTTTGACGACCCTGAAACACATGATCAAGAAGATCAGAAATTGATAGAGAAAGACGAGTTTGTATCGCGTCAACAAGTGTGGTAGGTTGTAATTACCACTCCGCGCCATGCTGCCGGAGGGATCGGGATCAAACCCCATTTGGAGAAGACCTTGGAGCTCAGTGTTCCACACATGCTGCTGCACAAGATGCTATAAGATTTACAATAAACAAGAAAAGGTCGAACCAACTCTAGTGAGACGTTTGTGTCTACCTGGGGTAACGAATGAAATGGTGGGCCAGTGCCCGGAGCACTGCTGAAGGCTCCTTGGGGGTACGGAGGGAAAGGGAGGGACGAACTCAGCCCTGGAGGAACTCCGAGTTGGGTGGTATTTCCGCCACGCAAGTGAAGAATCTGGACGAAAAAATGGAATGTGAATTTGGTTTGctaagaaaaatgagatgaagaatgtgtagaaggTGAGAGTTTCTTTCTCACATCTTTGGACAAAAGCCTGTCTATATCCATGTTGAGCTCTGGATTTACGGTTGCAAGCTTCATCGATAGGAACTGCAGCGAAAAGCGAGTAGATATTTAATTACAGTCTCATGATCTCCCAAAGATTTCCATACAATAGTGAAGCTCAAgtcttaaaaaaattgaatggaaCAATGTCATATTCTTTCTTCTCCCTAACAAGATTATAGAAATTATTTGTACAGTTATCCAACAATTCACCCAAAAGCAAATTCTTTTATACTATCATACATCCTAATTATCAACCAAGCACCATCTTAGCCTATTCAATCTCGGTGTATTGGTTtaacaaaacttataaatctCTATGAATTGTGAAACGGTGGCTGTCATTTCCTGATTGCTATTTGTATGTTTATATATTCCTAGCTAATCTTGAGTTCACTAAAAGCTTATTCTGAGGCAAAAATATCAAAGatacaaaacacacacacaaacagcATTACTTCCAAAATCAGATGTAGATTACATATTCTCAGGAAGGAGAGTGGATTTGGGTCGAGGACTCGAGAAACAAGACACTATCTAAATCCCCCAATTTTTGTTCTGTCTCTCTAATAAGGTTTCATTATGCGAAACAACGCTGTCTAAGCTTATTGACAGATTCGTGTGCAGCAAACATAGTAGTAAAATCAACTTTCAGCAGAAAATTTCACAGGCATGAGAATTTTTAGGCGATGCCTATGCATACCTCAACCTGTTGTTGGAGTGATTGCACATAGTTGATAATCTCATCAAGCATCATTGCTTTTCCAGTGATCTTGAACATtataattcacaaaattagTGAGAAACTTCTTCGATTCGATAACAAAATTGGAAGGTAAACTACAAATATCAGTACCTTATTGCAGCCAGGAACCAGTTCCTGAAGCAACCTCATTCTCTCACTAATCCTCTCTCTTCTCACCTGCAttcaaacatttaatttttccaCAATCAACCAAATATCATCACAGTTTTCGTTTCActtccaaatcttgatttgaAACTGAAATTTTATCTTACCCGTTCTGCAAGGCTGTGACTGTTTGTTGCCTGGCCCCTTTTGGCTCTAACATGAATGTAATCATCTTTAGATGGCTCTGCACCGCTCTGATCATCCTTGGCTTGCTTCCCACGAGCAACACCTTTCTCCGATTTCTGTTTCCTTTCGTCGTCTTCTCTAGATGTATCCCCAGAGGGATCCTTGCGCTGTTCTTCTTCGCCACTCTACATTAATCACAGATGAAGCCAAAACACACATCACATTTATGCCTTATGAtaaacaacacacacacacacacaaagaGTAGCAAGAATTCACCTTTGGTGAAGCTCCTTGCTGCACctccctcttcctcttcccATAAGGTGAACTTCCCAACATCCCACCATCTGAATTTGGGCAATGATCTTGCGTAGCCCCTTTCTGAAGATTAGGCGAAGAATCGGGGTTGTGGCCAAAGGAAGTGACCATCTCAGAGAAGCTGTTGCCACTCCCAAAATTGGGGATTCTTGGAACCAAATCAACAAGACCAGAATCAGAGTGGAACTGAGCCAAAGAGCCACCGATTGCCTGATTCTCCAACATGAGTGGATTAGCAAACTCACTCTGAGACACAATGTTGGAGTTCCCAAAATTCCCACTTTGACTCAGTGACACAATTGGATCCCAATTAGAGCCATAGAACATGGATTCTGAGCACATTGTCACTCCTGAAACTTTGTCAGAAGCTGAATTTGTGCCCCCTATTCCACCGCCACCCCTGTGTTGAAACACCCTACCCCCACTCCCCTCAGACCCCATAATGATCaatcaaacaataaattaGAGAGAAGCCCAGAATGTAGAACACCCCCAATTGAAGAGCAATGTGAAAATGGGGTTTTAACCAAGAATGTATGGTAAATGTCTTGCAAGACTCAACAAGGCACAAATGAACTTTGCAGCTTTACAGCACTGAGAGTCAAGTTAAAGAAAGCAAAAGCAATACCTAATTGCAGCATCCAATCTAcagaaaggagaaaaaaaaaagttgaaatcaaatttagcAGGCAGAATATCAGCACTTcaccattttctctctctctcccactcCTCTTTTGAGATCAAGAACTACTCCAAGCTGAAAAAGAATGAATCTTTCAGAGGCTAAAGGAAGACACTGGGCATTGGCTAAGTAACACCNNNNNNNNNNNNNNNNNNNNNNNNNNNNNNNNNNNNNNNNNNNNNNNNNNNNNNNNNNNNNNNNNNNNNNNNNNNNNNNNNNNNNNNNNNNNNNNNNNNNAAAAGCAGATTCACTTTCCCCTCTTTTTCCTTACAAGaattcacaaaacaaat is a window from the Salvia hispanica cultivar TCC Black 2014 chromosome 1, UniMelb_Shisp_WGS_1.0, whole genome shotgun sequence genome containing:
- the LOC125211992 gene encoding transcription factor bHLH74-like isoform X2, which produces MGSEGSGGRVFQHRGGGGIGGTNSASDKVSGVTMCSESMFYGSNWDPIVSLSQSGNFGNSNIVSQSEFANPLMLENQAIGGSLAQFHSDSGLVDLVPRIPNFGSGNSFSEMVTSFGHNPDSSPNLQKGATQDHCPNSDGGMLGSSPYGKRKREVQQGASPKSGEEEQRKDPSGDTSREDDERKQKSEKGVARGKQAKDDQSGAEPSKDDYIHVRAKRGQATNSHSLAERVRRERISERMRLLQELVPGCNKITGKAMMLDEIINYVQSLQQQVEFLSMKLATVNPELNMDIDRLLSKDILHLRGGNTTQLGVPPGLSSSLPFPPYPQGAFSSAPGTGPPFHSLPQHVWNTELQGLLQMGFDPDPSGSMARSGSSKMEL
- the LOC125211992 gene encoding transcription factor bHLH74-like isoform X1 — its product is MGSEGSGGRVFQHRGGGGIGGTNSASDKVSGVTMCSESMFYGSNWDPIVSLSQSGNFGNSNIVSQSEFANPLMLENQAIGGSLAQFHSDSGLVDLVPRIPNFGSGNSFSEMVTSFGHNPDSSPNLQKGATQDHCPNSDGGMLGSSPYGKRKREVQQGASPKSGEEEQRKDPSGDTSREDDERKQKSEKGVARGKQAKDDQSGAEPSKDDYIHVRAKRGQATNSHSLAERVRRERISERMRLLQELVPGCNKITGKAMMLDEIINYVQSLQQQVEFLSMKLATVNPELNMDIDRLLSKDILHLRGGNTTQLGVPPGLSSSLPFPPYPQGAFSSAPGTGPPFHSLPQQHVWNTELQGLLQMGFDPDPSGSMARSGSSKMEL